A segment of the Aptenodytes patagonicus chromosome 3, bAptPat1.pri.cur, whole genome shotgun sequence genome:
GccattttgctgttgctttatttCTCAGTGCTGACTGTTTCTTGACAAAACATCTCTATCTTTTCTAATGCTGCACCACTGTGTGCCGGAGGAGTCTTTCCTGAAcagcttttcttgtttcttcccatttctgtAGCTTCCGCCAAAGTATTAGTCAATGGTTTTCCCAGTGTTTCTGGAAGCATTATTGTTAATATTCCACTCAGAAGAGCCATGATTCCAACAAGCAACTAGAAGAAATAAACAGTAGCTGTAAAGGTAGAAACGTCCTTCAAGTTATGCAACTCTGATCTTGCTTGAgagtacatttaaaataaagcacaagGAACGGTAATGTAAAGCAAGTCTTAAATATTGACTGTATAAaagatctgcctttttttttttgcataaatgaaAGATCATGCAGCAGAATTAATGAAGAGCAAGTGAAGTGTTTTGTTCCACAAGGGATCAATACAGTGCAAGCAGGAATAATTCTGTTGGAGAAAACAATACACATCTCTTCATTTGGTATTGCTACTATCAGGTATGTATTTAAGAACTGATTCTAGGAtcacatacatttatttttacatgcatGTTCATAGAGCTACAATTACCCTGCCACCTGTAATCTCAATTTGCACTCTAGCTCCTGAACCTATTCCCCCTGTACCTGTGTGCCTGTTCCTCCTGCACACAGTCAGATCAGAATTTCTCAGTATGGATCGCCGGCCTGGAGCCACAGAAGCGCACATCCCTGCTCAGGAGAGCGCTTCAGCAGATAATGAGCTGCATAAACAGGAATACTTTGCTCAACTGCAGTTTCAAAGATCTGTTAGGGGTGCAGGCATCTACTGACATTTGCACTGGGATCACATCTTGGATTTCTCCATGGTGTACACAGTTCCGTAACGACAGCTTACTTCAGCACGAGTGGTGCAAGGATCAGGATCATGTGGGGTGGATGCAGAAGCACTCACATGCTCCAGGagtatcttttctttcccttcatttctgtGCCTTGTTCAGTAAGAACAATTCACACTTTCCTCCTCTGAAGTACAGAACAGCATTAAAACCCTGACATTCTTCCAACATCAGGTTATAGATGACCCAAATCTCTCTTGATAGAAATGCTTCCACAGCGTACATCATGCCTGGCCTCagtgtttttccattttatgacTGTGCACTTTGATACTGTATTATCCTTATCTTGCCCTATGCTGATTCTCAGGTCTGTCCTGTTTGTTTAATACTTTCTTTCCAAGTGTGAGAGAGAGCATTTGGAATGACTGTGCCTATGTCTCTCACACAGAGCTTGAGACAAGAACTGGCCAGCTACCATCTGCAGCTAAGCCAGACTTTCTCCTTAAGTCAGAAAGGTGCTTTAAAATTGGAATTCTCCATTGTAACCTTGAACAGAGCTATTTTCATGCAAATGCACcgtgctgcttttccttcccccctcctccaaaaGAAGAGGACAGCTTATCTCAAGCATTCTTCTGAGAAGCAGAATTCACACTGTTGCATACACTCCTCTTTTTGCACTTGCATTAAATATAGAGGCTGAcgaaataaaaaattaagcaaaatactGTTGAATActataaaatacagtgaaaataaaatagtcATGCTCTTAccatgagaaattaaaaaaaatcctagcagTAACGTGACCAGAGGAAATGGCACCGAGTGACAAACAAACTGAGGGAAATCTTTgcagagagagatatatatatgtgGCATGggtgatatttaaaaatatattccaaaatattAAAGTCTCACCTCTGAGTGTCAAAACCCTTCTCCACTATCAAAATATGATTTTCTGCCATGGTAAGACAGGATGAATTGACACATGGCAGCTATTCCACGGTAACCTCTCTTGTGCACATTCTTTAGGCTCTCATAAGTTTATATTTGAGGATATTGAGGGTTGTTAAGGATATTGAAGGTTATGGATACCCGTACATTTGGAGTTTATGAGAGCAGGGTCACTACTGATGCCCAACAGAACAAGGTTAAAGCAACACTGTGTGCTTTGAGTATGTGTGTCGTCTTTGTTTCGGTTAGTCATTTAGACACTTTGCATTCTTCTCATGTTTTCCTTCCTCATGAACCTACCTCTTATTCCCCTGCAAACTCTCACTATTCTGTAAGCGAACACACCACCAtctttcctgccttttcatcTCAGCTCTCTTAACTCTATTCCATCAcgttagtttttcttttttcaatgtgAAAGCTGCTGCATGCCGACTAATTCAGTGTGTCTCCCTTCTCCCTGACCCTACAAAGCATTTTCCAATATTTCCTATGAAAGACAGAATATGAAACAATTAAGATACAGCATATTAACGAAAGGACTTCTCAAATGTCATCTACCTTTTCAGGGGCAGTAACCACACTTGTCAATGAAGTTACTCACATTTAGTCAAAGCAAGTCTTTTGCAGTCTTATCTTATCTTGGACTACTTCATGAGGCACCTGACATAATTTAGCTCTTTGCTTGCTCATAACAAATGTGTACATTTTGTATGTATGTACTATTTTACATACAGAATTCAACATCAGAAAATGTTCTTCTGATATAGTCAATGACTTAAATGCTTATGGATTAAAGTGTACTATTGTACAAAGTATTTAAGTATGTTTAAGCTCCACTGAAGTTAATTTGACAGGAGTACCTGCTTAaattcattgctttttcaggGTCTTCATTTCAAATCTGACTTTCTGCTTAGTCAAACTCTTGAAGTATTCCCAACACTTCAGTACAGGCAGCAGCTTCTAACAGCTACCATAACTAACTTCAAAAAAAGATTTACCACCATTTTTCATATGTCTTCCTCCCTACCTGGAGCAACAATTTTAATTTCACCGTTGTCTAAGACCAGGACTTAATATATTTAGTCTAGAACAAAAGATAATTTGAATTAAATATCCCTACAAAATAATACTTTTACTTCTGAGAACAAATGATTATTCTAGTCTGCTCTTTATATTTATATCTACATCTGATGGCTCTGAGCCAATCTAAAATGTGATCTTATTTACAAATTCCTACttcaacaaaaaaagattaaatcttgTCCTGAAAATCCACTAGTATTAGACACAGGATTTGCATTCATTTACCTTTACTGACCTCAGtggagttttttttaaatttataatttatGGTTTATCTGAGAGAAAAATCAAGTCTGTTAAAGGACTACCGTAACATAATTCTTAACAGCTGAGAAATTACACATGGAGCAGTTGCTTTACTGTAAGTTTTCTAGAAAGTTGTCACATGAGAAACATACTTGGCAAGTTATTCAAGATTTATAGTCATTCAAATGAGATGCTTGCATTACTCACAGGTGGCATAACTGTATGGGAGGCAGACTGTCAAACAAATAGCAACAGTAACTGCTTGACAATGTGTGGTGTATACAATAGATCAACATGATGTATATCAGTTTACTTACAAATGTAAtccatttcatttccattccaAAACACTTACGTTACCTGAGACTTGGCACGCTATGCTCCAACTCAGGACAAGCCTATTTAATAAACTGATGAATGTTTTATAATAGGAGCTAGTAATGAAAACATATTCACTGTGAACTACTACACAAGTCTACAAATACTCTGGATACTTTTTGTACACTGAGAGTTGTTCACAGCTGAAATAATTCCTCTGTTTATACCGCCATTTGCACTGCTCTCCAGCATGTTTGAGCATTCCCCATCTGTGGTTTAACTAACTGCAGCACTTCTGCACAGATAAAGCTTATCTCAGCCAGTAAAAGCAGAACACtgacaagagaaaaagaatgttCTCCCATGACCACTCTGTTGTGCAAATGTTTCTTCGTCTTTTCTGCTATGATATCTTGGTTTGTATGGGGCcattattaagaaagaaaacattttttaggAGCTTGAGGGAATAAATTAATTTGTGGTCTGCTTCATCCTCTTAACTTTCATCCAAAACAACTGcaagtaattaatttaaataatgaaacaAGTTCCCAAGAATTCTCTGAAACCAAACTCTAGCATCTATAACTGAAGATTTTATAGTTGCAAAATCAAAAGGACACAATGCCACTTTTTCAGGAAATTCCAATGTGGTAGACAAAATTAGAGTAAGAATCTAGGTCAAAGACACATCCCATTACATTTTCACCTTCTGACATGTGTAATCTACATATAACATTTGTGTGCTAGTCACAGTGAATTCTAAGGGTTTTTGAAAGAATTAAAACtctttttaaatcattaataAACTCTTCTCTACTTAAAGCTTTAACATAAACTTTggtttacatatatgtatatatgtctgGTTTTACATATATGGGCATAAACTATCCTTCAGGAGTAAAAAAGGGATTGAATAGCTGTAGGATTTCTAAGCAGCAAATGCCTCATAACATAAATGTAATGAAGAAATGCGATTCATTTGGAAGCAgtaaatacacaaaatattttgtccaaAATGGATTTGAAGCTACGTAATGCAGACAAAATGCCCAAAGTCCACGAAGGAATGGTTTCACCTCTGTTTTCTTGGGGCAACTGGAGGTAGAAGACAAAACCTAATGGTAGCTTGACCTGGAGTCACCTACAGGTAGGATGTGCTTAATGAATCCAAGGTTCTGTTGCTTGTCAAAGTCACCATGAACCTCATCAATATAccatttgcttctctttttctatcATCTCATGAATTGTTTTGTTTAGTTcttgtaaatgaaaaatgtgaaaaaggagCTTTGGGACAGCTGTGAAGATGAAGTATAGTAAGCATAAGACATTCTTGATCTTTTGGAAGGCTATTCCAAAGATGCAATGTCCCAGGGAAGCCATGGAAAAGATTAAGgaataatattaagaaaaaacagcCACCCATGGTGAATTCCAAGAATGGAAGAACTATGCCTTTGAAAAAAGGTAAGAGTAAATCATAAGCATGGTCAAAAACTGCTAGGCCTGCAGAGTAAAGAAGTATGGATTAAGACACTTCCTAAATGTTACATGGTagataaagtatatttttatgaaaaatatttttatcaattttaTACTAGGATTCAGTGCATAAGTATGTTTATATCTTCCATTGTAAAAACTTTTCAGAAGATTTCAGTGACTCaaagtcttccttttgctttagCTGCATATTTTTAACAATATGAAGTTACTTTGAGACGTAAAATTTATACGAAGAATGGTTCATtcaatttccttttcaaaatataaGTTCAGCTTTTGGTTCCTAAGAAAACAAGTGACACATACGccttttcaaaaccagaaacattcACCATTGAAATAAATACTTACAAGTGGCATGAAAATCCAAACACTTCTCAGATATACACAGAAAGGAGCAACCACGCTTCCTGCACGGCACATCATGCTTCCACTCCCAACAGCAAGAGATCTACACATAAAACAAAGACTTTGATAAGAATTCTGGCAGATAAAGCAAAGAATTAGAAATGCACAGACACTCAAAACATCAGTAGGATGATAGGTGTCTTTATGCACTGGTACCAGGAAGCTATTGCTACACCAGTGTAAATTTATATTGTCATGACATTCAGCTGCTTCCataattaagattaaaaatacaACAATCATTCAGCAGAGACCACAGGATGAACAACCAGGACTTTTAAGAAAGGCATAAATAATGTTTAAGAAAGTACTGAGTATTCTTCTAGTTCCTCaatgaaacaaaagaatgcatgtggaaatgaaaaataaattaaaaaatattatacaGCCTATACCAGACAACTCTGAAGCAGCGGAGGAACTCATCCCATCCCAAGTCTTCCGGACCACCACCACTAATGTCAAGAGCTGCTGGATCTGGCCCAGGAGcataacaaagaaaaggaaataacagcaaaataatgaaaaatatatgacTGGTGAAAGTTCTTACCTTACAATTGTTGGGTACAGTTCTGCTGTGTAGAGATATATAAGGCCAAATGCCACACCTATCGAAAATTTTCCAGCCATATTTGCTAAGACAATTAATATATTGAAATCCTATTGAAAGAGAGCACAAATAAATAAACCACAAGAAAATAACACTGttccaaatttaatttaaatcctTCAAAAGTTGTGACCCTCTTTAAACATGAAGCAATActtattgcttgcttttttaaaattggtCTCAATACGTAACTAGTGTCCATATAACTTTTTACCGGTCCTGGTTCACTGAAGCCCTGGGAACATTTTACATGTGACTCCAGCAACGAAACTGTGAAACCTgtactgaaaatacagaaatctatCTTAGACTGGCAGCCACACTTTAAAAACAGCCTTTAATCAACCATATGATTTAGAAAGAGCAGCTGCATCTAAAGGCTTAAGAGCCTTTAAAATCAATTTCTACTATAGGAACACTTTCAACGGTATGTAACTAACCTGAGGTATGAACATAATTAAAACACAGATCAGTGCACTTAAAATAAGGAACGGAATGAGTGTGTTTCTCCTTCCCAGTTTGTCCATCCCAATGCAAGCAATGACATAGCAAGGCAACTCCACAGCACCTGTCAGTATGAAATTATTTCGTTTTAAGTCATGATTACACATATTCATGTTATAACTCTAACTTCCTCTTTATGGGGATTCATTTAATCTAGGGCGTAATAAATAAGTGAAATCTAGAGATAATCAGTGTGTTGAGCTAGTTCATTTGGTAACAGAAATGGCAACAGAAGGCAGAAGGCATGGCCTAAAATATGGTAGTGGGGGATGGAGAAGGACAAGGGAAACAGGTttcacagcacagagcagctccAGTTCGCTTTGGGGTGGAAAATTACAGAAGACAGCAAGGCCACAGTCCTGCTTTTATGACACTGGCACTTCTGACTGAAAGCTCTCCATTTGCTGCTCTTTTGCTTCAGGTATTTTCACATCAACAGCTTAACTGTGCCCacgaggaacactgctggtgtcACACCGACACACCTCTCAGGATTTGCCAGCTTCCACCTGGACACAGAACCGAAGCCACAGGCACCTCCCCCAGCTTCAGCCCTAAATCACCCCAATGTAAAAGGTCTCTCCAGGTCCGGTTTTCTGAGTTAGCTCCACAAATACAGAGAGTACGGTTCcagctttctctcttctccattaAAAAGAGGGCAGCTGCTTACAATGTCCCACTCTTACTCAGACCGTCTCTTCCTAATGCCTCTTTCCAGAGAAAAGCTTCTGCAGCTCTAAAGGAACTGGCATTTGGCTAGGACTGTTCACAAACCCTGTGTAAACATGATTTGCCCCTAGACAAATTATATTGAGCCGAAGCCAGTTCAGACATGTTTTAAACCAACTTGCTCATGAAGAATGCTACTATGTCCAATGTAAAATCAAGGAAGAACATAAGATACAGCCCTGAACAAATATGCTGCATTCCTTTACTGAGCACATGTAGTATGTCAATACACTTATAATATCAGGAAACAATCTTTTGGGCCTGTGTTGGTAAAGCAGGTTGCAATTATTCAGTGTATGTTAGtctgctaaaatatttttgaaggagGTGGATACAGTGATTTATGCACTGTACTCCACCGTAATGTTTTCGTTTCTGTGCAATACTAGCAACTACTCTTCAACGTGTCAGTCAACCAATACGCTATAATATGTGACAACAAAAACTGAATTCATCAGTGTCCCAGTCCTTCTGTGTGCTTATGTACATGAACAGTCACATTCACTTTACTGAGAGCACTCAGTTGCATAAAGCAAAGCGCATGATTTAATTCTTTGCTGGCTCAGAGCTACGTGCCTGATCTAGAGTCTTCTACAGTCAATGGAATATTTCCATGATCTTAAACTTTGGATCAGGCCTTGAATGCACTGAGCTGCCTTTATAAACAACTGACAGACCAGAGGAAGATTACAGTCAGACtgacaaaattaaaagaatactacaactaaattaaaaatatacttttgagAAAACTAAAATTACTCTTGCTTCTGAGAATTATGGCTCTATTTTCTACACAGACAGACTCAATATATCATGACTGTAAGTGattaaaggaataattttttcctctcgtTTTCCTAGTTTGTGCCTTTAACAGAGCCATGTGAATTTTGTGTTGCTGGTCTGCTTCCCTTGGTGTTTGTGTGGATCTGCTATATGCTTGCAGGGCAAAGAAGAGACAAGCGGAATATGGGTTTACAATCACAAAGACAGATGGAGAAGAATTTTGTACACCAAcaaattttaaattctctttttttttcagaaacagtgaGATTTGGAGTGAATGATACTCCTCCTGTGTTAGTCAACTTTATGAAGAGTTATCAAGAAACTTTTTGAACAAGGTTCATAATTGAATGAACAAAGTTAAAAAACTGGCCGTCAAATCTATTGACATTTCTAAATGTTACGTTCTAGTTCTGTCATAAGCAGAATAAGGTACAAAAATATTTACCTATGagaaagagatttaaatattCATTGCCTCCTAGACTGACAGAACTGAGGGAGAAGACGTAGTACCCCAAGCTCCCAGTGAACCAGATCAGCCAGACTGTGATGGTCCTTCTTGCAATGTGCCAGTTACAAAACAGGTCTAAGATGTTGTGCTTCTTCGTTGAGGACGTGTCATTGTCACCCGTTCTGCCACTGACTAGATCATCTTGTTGGACTGAGCACAGTTCAGAAACTTTGCAGGGAGTGCTTACTTTATTCCATCTTGCCATTATATTAATTACTTTTTGTGCATCTTCGTATCTTTCCTCTGACAGGAGCCAAAAAGGTGTTTCTGGGAGCATCCAGCAGCACAGGACAAAGGGAAGAGTCGCTATGGAGAGAAATATCTGATAGACCCACCAGGTCCGAACCAAAAATCCCACGAGTGCCACAACCATAATTCCCATAGCAAAAAAAGCATGGACATGCATAGAAGCCCAGGTTCGTGCTTTAATGCCAACAAATTCAGTCACATAAACAAAAGCCACAACCAGGTAGCCACTTGAAACCTGAagggtgggagagaggaaaaaaaaaaaagagtgaggtTTCTACCTACTCTCCTTGTGCAacagcagtaaaaacaaacagCTAACAGTGTTCCACATTTGTGTATGCTTAATTGCCACTGCACTGGCATGTCCcacactgacagaaaaaaaagcaaccctgaaAACAAATCAGCCGGAGAAAAAGTTCACTCAAACCTTCAGACTGCCTGgacactgtatttaaaaatgtgaagtgaTTTTGGATGCTTCTCTGTAGTGGGGGAGAGCCAGCGAGAGACACCTGAAAAAGAGCCTAATTTGCTGATGTCACTAAGCCCTTCACCTCCAAAAATCAGGTCCCTTAATGACATCGCAAACTGGACGCTCGGGAAAATGAGGTCCCCTGAAGTAATTgccacttctgaaaatcttgacCTTGGCTTTTAAGTAGACTACTAATAATCTGTATGTCAGGGAACTGCAAATTTACTGAGAATTACCTTCCACACCCTTGTAAATTATCTCAGTAAATCAAATTTTTACAATGTTGGAAGAGAATCTTATATATATGGTTATAGGTTCTCATACGTTATCTAGCAAATGCAATTACTAGCATGTTCTGCATTATAGTATTTCTTCattgaatatatatattattgaatatatatatttcaatttCTCTAGCAACAGTCAAACTCTTGGTAtctcaaaacatttcaaaacacagctaGAAAATCTAGACTAGAAAATATTCCAGTATATTGTTTTGATTAATCAATTTTCTGGTTAAAAATATTCCAGTTAATATTCTCTGATTCTGAACCCACTGAACCTGATAGGATGGCTGTGCTGATCTCAGTGGCACGGGGCTAGAGCTTTAGACCTCCATCTCGCAAATCAGTCCCAGTGGGCAGTTAGAACCTACAGCATTGGTCTGGTCAGAGCTTTTTGCTTTCCTAAACTACCACAGGCCCTAGCATCAACAGCCAAGGGAGTCAGTAGAGGGACTCCTGTTCATCTCACTGTTCAAGGCTGAAATGCCCATGCAGTTTTTCCTGCTAGGAAATCCTTCTGAGCTCTAATCAGGCAAAGGGAACTCCAGATGCAAGGCTCTGTCTTGACTAATGCACTGtcagaaggaataaaataaattatgtgattattttcaaatttctaaCCTACTTTAAATAAGTTACATAATTTTTCTTGTGATAGCATTCCAATTTCTTTATGCATTATATAGTGAAAGACTACAAATATTATACTTTTGGATgttaaatagtaatttaaaattgGTTACTATGTACAAATATTGAATATATGTCAGATATTGGATATatatcatacatatatataaaagtatgtGTATAGATATGCATAAAGACATATACTGGAATACTCTTAAGTACAGTATAAACATCTAGGTGTTAAACATGTCTACCTATGTATTTAGTATTCTACATGTAGCTTAAAAGACCAAAGAGATGCATGGAAGAGAAAATGTGCATCTCTCCTCCATCACTGAAAATGGTAGAGGAAAATCATACTTATTATAGAtttgttattttaagaaaaatatactcCATTTCTAACAATAAGGAGAAATGCAATGGCAGCTGCAATGCAGAATCCAGAGTTTGCTGCTCACACTTGGTATTTAATTACCAGTCCAGCAGAGGTTGGGATGGAGGAAGTACCAAACACTGCTTCATACAGATGCTTTCTATTAATTCAAAGAGGAAAAGTGCTGTGGTCCAAGAACATTCAGactctccctgctctgctgaaATAAGTGCAACAGAGGGGGCTTTAGATTAATGAAGTAGGGGAGGAAATAATAACAAAAGGGAGGTTTTCCTGAGAAGGGGTAGGAAATGACACATAAAAAGAGCCAGGGTGAACATCCTTTCTTACCATAGCAAGGAGAAAGCGCACAATCACGAAACTGTAGTAGTCAAATGTGAAGGCCACTGCAACGCCAAATACAAACTGACCAGCACTTGTGAACCATATAACACGTTGTCTCCCCAGCCTGCAAATCACAGCAGTAATAAAATTATGAATAACCACAAACATTCTATTAAAACACACCTGCAACTCCAGAGAGCCTATCTGGAAGTGAGTCTGAAAATACTGTCCTTAATACTTTCACTCACAACAGAAACTCTGATTTAGTTACCCGtattaatttttcagtaattCCAACTTCCAAGACAAAAGAAGCTCCTATGGACAAAACTTCCATTCCACAAGTCTTGGCTGGAAGCAACGTGCAGAAGTGGGCATTACATATGCTCACCTCCAGTTTCAAGTTTAACTTCTACATAACTAATCTGCAAATTTACTCTGTCTTATTTATGAGGACAGTAGGTAAGACTCgctttttcagatattttatattGAGTAACGTCTAGTTCATAATTTCTAACAAAAGTTAGCTGTGATAACACATGCCATCTCTTGCCAAAGTAACAACCAATTTGGACAGGAATGAAAGGCTTCTGTAAGATATCTTTGTCCAGTTATTTAAAGTTGAATTCTCTAATAAATGACAATTACATAGTTCCCCTGAATTTTCTGATTGCATCACAGCACACATGCGTGCATACACAAACACAGAAATCCAGGAAGCTAGAAtactaacagcaaaaaaaaaatcatgtcaaaTACTAGCTTCCCATCAACAACATAGTATTTTCCAGTGTAAAAGAAGGGCATTAAGTAAAAAGGAACTTCTATTTGTTTATCTTCTTCCCATATCTCAGGGAGAAAATATACCAAGTAGAGCCAGTTGTGCCTAAACAAGTGAGCACATGCTATCAATAAGAAGCTCATCTGAGGAGAAAACCTAGAAAACTGCAGTAGATATACAAGACTCTAGTGAGGATTCATTATATTCTATCTACAAATGTTCTGTAATACAAAATGCACGgaatcctttttcttccctgataATATTCTCTTGGACTCTTATTATCTACTCCAATGCGAACAGCTTTTCACAGACGTGGATATTACATTTAGACAGAGAGTTTGAGGACTTTCAGGGGTGTGGGCTCGTTTGTCGGTTTTTCTCCATAAGTATTTGGTACTACATTAAAACAACTCCTATTTTTCTCCAGCTGTCACCTGGAGTCATGCACATTTGATCTCTGATCCCTGCCAGAAGAGATCCTAGTGAGTCCTAGCTGTCCGAGCTCTTCTGTTGGGAAATCTGTTAATTGGGAATGGGAGGAACTCACAAACTTATTTCCCACCAGCCAGGACATGTCAGAAAATAATAACTTTCAGCTGTAAAATCTACAGTTGTAAATCCGCAACTCAGAATGTGCGTATTATCTTAACTGGCTGTCCATGGCTCGAATTAATGGAAATGAGAACAATATGATCATAACCTTTAAATCATGTCTGAGTATTAATTAATAAAGCTATGAATGATTTAAAGGGATGCAGAACAAATGTTGGCATTATATTCTGGTTTTGTATTAAACACGGTTTTACAGAGCCTTGGATCGGGAGGCAGGATTGATTCCATGTGTTCtaaaagccaaattaaaaaaagatcatcTTCACTTTTGCATTCCCATGTTGTAACTGTCACACCGTAGTGTTGTGCTAATGaaggaaaatcagaaaacaaCAGGCCTGGTCTCCTTTTTCTGCTTATACTCTTAGCTGTGGGATAAAATGTCACCCTCCACCTAACAGAGCTGTTAGTCAACAAGTTCCTTTATAGAAAGAGATAAATAACACTAAACCAgcctgcaaagcaaaacacaggtACATAAACTGCCTGAGGCAAAACCAAGTACAACGTAGCTTAGGCGTTTGATTCGCATATGGATAGAGGGGCACGGCTGGGCGTTCTTCTGAGGTAGGAATACGTGTGTTTGTG
Coding sequences within it:
- the SLC22A16 gene encoding solute carrier family 22 member 16 isoform X2 produces the protein MSCGIHYLASVFMAVTPNFVCGIPGNVSSVLFYNSSESSIEDIWTLWTSTENYIVVQLENGEIWELNQCSRSKREVSLDLAYEYKGNKSIFSCSDGFLYDDTKWKSTVVTQWDLVCDREWLAKLIQPTFMLGVLIGAVIFGDIADRLGRQRVIWFTSAGQFVFGVAVAFTFDYYSFVIVRFLLAMVSSGYLVVAFVYVTEFVGIKARTWASMHVHAFFAMGIMVVALVGFLVRTWWVYQIFLSIATLPFVLCCWMLPETPFWLLSEERYEDAQKVINIMARWNKVSTPCKVSELCSVQQDDLVSGRTGDNDTSSTKKHNILDLFCNWHIARRTITVWLIWFTGSLGYYVFSLSSVSLGGNEYLNLFLIGAVELPCYVIACIGMDKLGRRNTLIPFLILSALICVLIMFIPQDFNILIVLANMAGKFSIGVAFGLIYLYTAELYPTIVRSLAVGSGSMMCRAGSVVAPFCVYLRSVWIFMPLLLVGIMALLSGILTIMLPETLGKPLTNTLAEATEMGRNKKSCSGKTPPAHSGAALEKIEMFCQETVSTEK
- the SLC22A16 gene encoding solute carrier family 22 member 16 isoform X1; the encoded protein is MAPSSERLFDSLGHFGRFQACVYFASVFQAMSCGIHYLASVFMAVTPNFVCGIPGNVSSVLFYNSSESSIEDIWTLWTSTENYIVVQLENGEIWELNQCSRSKREVSLDLAYEYKGNKSIFSCSDGFLYDDTKWKSTVVTQWDLVCDREWLAKLIQPTFMLGVLIGAVIFGDIADRLGRQRVIWFTSAGQFVFGVAVAFTFDYYSFVIVRFLLAMVSSGYLVVAFVYVTEFVGIKARTWASMHVHAFFAMGIMVVALVGFLVRTWWVYQIFLSIATLPFVLCCWMLPETPFWLLSEERYEDAQKVINIMARWNKVSTPCKVSELCSVQQDDLVSGRTGDNDTSSTKKHNILDLFCNWHIARRTITVWLIWFTGSLGYYVFSLSSVSLGGNEYLNLFLIGAVELPCYVIACIGMDKLGRRNTLIPFLILSALICVLIMFIPQDFNILIVLANMAGKFSIGVAFGLIYLYTAELYPTIVRSLAVGSGSMMCRAGSVVAPFCVYLRSVWIFMPLLLVGIMALLSGILTIMLPETLGKPLTNTLAEATEMGRNKKSCSGKTPPAHSGAALEKIEMFCQETVSTEK